GAAACCATATGAGTTGTTTGGACCTGACCACCAGGAAGCTGGGTATCAACAAGAATTGTTTTAAGTTTGGCCTGAGCAGCATAAATGCCAGCGGTTAACCCCGCAGGGCCAGCACCTATAACAAGGATATCAGTATACGTCGTTATAGGTTGTATGGCCGATAGTAACTGAGAAAAACGCTCTTGTGGTAATAAAAACTTAATATTACCAAGAAGCTCAGAGCGTTTTATGCTGCCTGATAAGCGAGTGCCTATCTCCCTGCCATTGTGATAAAACAATACCGTAGGTGATGATGTTACACCTAATGATTCAGCTAAAGCGCGATTTTCCTGCCGGAATATCTTTATAAATGTTATATCATCACCAAAGATTTCGCTCAATGGTTCAAATTTTGCAGCCAGCGCTTCGCAGGGTGGACATTCCGTAGAATAGAAATCAACGATAACATTACCACTGTGCAGTACTTCCTTTTCAAATTGTGATGCATCAATATACTTAATTTTTTCACTCATGATGTACTCCTTTATTATTGATGTGCCTTGCCGCTTTTGGCGGTGTGGTTATATACTTCGTTGGTATTACACGATTTTACATGGTAATTCCCTATTTCTTTTTCAAAATATAATGATATCCCCATTGAAAGCAATGTATCAACTGGCCTACAATCAGGATGCAGTATATTGCCGTGATTGTTTTTTGCAACAGCGGCACAACCACCGCCACACAGCAAGCTCAATGAACATTGCTGACATTGTGGTATGGATGTAACATCACGTCTTTCCCATTCTTCAATTGCAATAGTATTCAATGACACAGTGGGGTAATAGGTTCCAACTTCTTCGCCATTTTTACCCACCATTGCAGTACAGGGATATATTTTCCCTGTATAATCAAACGCCCACTCAGTTTTACAACCAGGGCATGCATCAAAGAGGGGATTGGGCATAGCACCTTGCTCAAATAAAAATTTGCTTATTGAATAAGCAGGCTTATGGAATTGCAGAATGTATGGGTGCTGTATAATGAGTTCATATATTTTTTCATACAATGATGCTCTGTTATAAAGTTTTGCATTATCGGCCTGGCAATAGTGAAGTTCATAATTTCGTCCAATTTGAGTTTTAAACAATGGGTGGTTTATCCAGCCTTTATCAATGGCAAACTGTGCTAAGTTTGGAAGGTCATTGATATTTTCTGCATCAACGACAACACGTAAGTTTATTGGTATATTATGTGCCAGTGCACTATCTATGCCGGTAACTATCGCATCAAATGTTGGTGTTTTGGTTTTTGTGAATCTACGTTTATTATGTACATTTTGTGTGCCATCTAGTGTTACCTGGATTTCACGGATGGCTGCTTTTTTTAAAATGTCAATATATGAACTCAGTGTGTATCCGTTGGTAACTATCGCCAAACTTAATGAATGCTGATTTGCTTTTTCAATAAAATAAGAAATTATTTCCCGTGCATGAGGTGAATCAAGAAGAGGCTCACCACCAAAGAGGGTAATGTACTTTGGTTTTGTTATGTGCGCGGTAATATATGAAAAAAATGCATCAATCACTTCAGGTGTAACTGTACCTTTGTTGTCATAGCCTGATTGATAACAGTAGGAGCAAGCAAAATTGCACGCATACCACGGAACAAAGAATATTTGCACCTCAGAGTTGTCGCGAGTATCAAGAAATTCTAAATATGCTTTACGGTATAATATCTTTTCTTCCTGTTCATCAAGCACATACCCCTTGTGTTTCAATATGCTTATATCAAAGGTTCCATCAGCAATTGCTTTCATCTCATGCTGTGATATGATGTCAGCTTGCATGCTCAGGGGATTCATCATAAAGTAATTGTTTGAATCATGTAATTTTCTAATTATAGTATACTGTGATAATTTCATTGGATGTAACCTGTAAAAGTTTTTACCACCTGCACGATTAAACGTACAGGTGGTGTTTGATTTAGTCGTGGCAGCCTGCAACAATAGTTGAAATTTTTGCGCAGCACTGTGCAACGTGAGTACTGTTGTCTTTTGGTGCAACAAGTGATTTCATTTAACACCTCTTTATTATGGTATAACGTTTATTATGGTTTAGTTATTTTATAGGTAAAACTTGCAACATAAATTGCACCCTTGGGGTACGGTTCACTTTCTTCCAGTATTTCAATGTCAGAGAATCCCGCCTTTGCTATAATTGCTAAGTACTCGTCTTTAGGAATTGAACCTGCCCAGCACTCAGCAACTGCATCAGGATCATTTTTGTATTCTAAAGGAACCTGTCCAATAGAGTAAATATCACTTATAATGCATCTTCCACCTGGTTTTAAGATGCGATAAATTTCATTGAATACATTTTGTTTGTTGTTTACATGGTTTATTGTACAATTAGAAATGATAACATCACAGTTATTATTGGGAAGTGGCAGTGTTTCAAGGTCTGATTGTATAAATGCAACATTAGTATATCCAAATTTGTTCGATAGTTCCTTTGATTTAGCTATCATGCCACTGGAGATATCAATGCCATAAACAAAACCATTGCTACCCACTGCATCAGCCATACGCAGAACATCAGTGCCGCGTCCACTGCCTAAATCAACACATACTTCACCTGGTTTGGGCTTTGCATGATTAATTGCTCCTCCACAGGACAGGCAACAGGAGCTTTGAGCTAAATTGCTATAACGCACATTTATTGCTTCAAGAACATGTGATGTATTTACCATAGGATATATTCTCTTGATACATGAAATATTATTATTTTATAAAATACTAAAATAATATGTATGCGTCAAAGAAAATTATGCATTTTTTTAAATTTTTTTATAGTGAGGATTAGTGATAAAAATGCACCTCGATTACATTGTGGCTCTGGATAACAGTTTTGTCAAAGTGTCATTGCAAGCAAAGCAAGGCAATCTCAAGAAGCAGGGGTGTTTTCTATGATAAAATTTCTGATTGTATTGGAACTCACTATGACAGTTTTACCATAGGGTAATGCTTCTTATCAATTAAACGAAATAAAAATAAACTAATAAATCGTAAAAATTGCTTCGTCATCCTGATAAAATTGGGATTCCTTGTTGAGGGTTGAAGAATACTATAAATTTTTATTTTATTATTACTTTTTTGCCTTTATTTTGATGCACAGGCATAAAAAAATATTGAACAAGATTTTGTTACGCCTCTTATAGGTATGGGGTAACTATTTCACTTATTATTAATATTACATTGATACTTTGAAGTATTCAATATTTTCCAGTAATCGCCTGGCATTATCTTCAAGTTTTTCTGATAAGGACTGTATTGTAAATGATTCTTCTGCGGTATGGGTGGCTACTTCATTAATAGAATTTATTGCTTTGGTCAGTTCATCAATAGTTATCTGCTGCTCATTTGATGTGTTATATATCTCATTGGAAAGCTGTACCAACTTTTCAATTTTTCCCATTATACTTTCATTTTGGGTGGTAAGTTCTTTTGTGAATTGATGAGTAATATTCAAAACATTTTGTGTTGTAAGCATTTTATCACGAACTGATTCAAATAATGTAGCTGTTTCATTAATAAATTTTATTTCATTTTTAATTTTACTGGAGTATTGTTCAATAGTTGATTGAATCCCTTTTACCAGAGATGCTGTTTGATCAGCTAATTTATTCACTTCATCGGCAACAACTGCAAAGCCTCGCCCATGTTCACCTGCACGCGCTGCTTCTATCGCAGCATTCAGTGCCAGAAGGTTTATCTGATCGGCCACTTCATTAATTGTTGATACTGTTGCTTCAACTGTCTCTAAGTATTGAGAAATGTCAGTTATAGCGCTTACTGACCTCTGTATTGTTTCCTTGCCTTTTTCCACTCCACTGATAGCTTCATTAAAAGTCCCTGTTAATTCATTTACCTGATGTGTTAAGTTTGACCCAGAAGAATTGATAACGGTTATTTCTGTATTTACTGTATTTGCCTGTTCAAGTTGTAATTTGATAGTATTAACTATCATTTCAAAGGATGATGACATCTCTTCGTATGCTGAGCTTGTTTCTTCAATAATAGCTGTGAGGTCGCGTGATGCTTCTGAGAACTTAGTTGAAGAAATTCTCATGTTGTTGCTTGTTGCTTTGAGTTCTAAAGAGCTTGCACGAATAAGCTCAACCATACTACGAAGATTTTCTTTCATAGTATAAACAGCTATATTAATTTCTGCCAGTTCATCAGCAACTGCTATCTTTTTTGTATATGCAGCCAGTTGCCCTTCGCCAACAGTAACCAGGAATTCTTTAATGATGTTAGTCTTAATTATGAGCGATTTTGCCAATAATTTTGCAAGATATAAAGAAAATAGTAATCCTATACATCCAAAAATGAAAAGTTTCCACCATGAAGAAGAAAGATGTAAAGTGCCCTGATCGATTATAGTAGCCATAAATGCTATCATAATAAAGAATGGAGTTAGAACAATAATGGTAATTGATATCATTAATTTTTTTGTAATACCCATGGTGTTTTTGAATGTGAAATTTGCAGGGATTTTTGGAAATATACCGGTATTATAAATTTCCTGTATAAATATTTCGGTAAGAAGAAAATACAATACCGTTCCTGATGGGGCACATATTAGAATACTCATCCAGCTTATGAAAATTTGCGTTGCTGAGAATTGATGTGATACTGTAATGGGAACGGTAAACATCGATAATCCAAAAACCCATCTAAAAAAAGCTCCAATACTATGCAAATAGGGCAGGGATAAAAATCTTTTAAAGGCCAATTCATATGATTCTTCTGATATATCTTCACTTTTTACTACTGCATTAAAATATTTCTGTACTGGCTTTGTCACAATAATGTTGTTAATCTGAGTGGTAATGAACGAAATGGGGAATGCAAAAGCAATACATATTATAAAGAATATCAGTTGATTATTTGTAAAAGAAATATTTATTGTTAAAAAAAGTAATAATATAGGAACTATAATAAAGTAGCTGATTCCCTCAGTTCTAAGAATAAATTGTAATGTAAAATTTTTAATCTTTGAATCATATGAATTAAGTTCAACCTTCATACATAAGCCCCATATTTGCATGTTTTATAGGGGCTGTCTATATAATAGATGTTTAAGTAAATTCCATAAACATTATTTTATCAAAACGCATTTTTAGACAGCCCCATGCTTTTTATATTATCCTTTTTTTATTTTTTTTCTGTCAAGCGGTATTCCTTCCCATGCTGCTTCTAAAACCATGATGTAATCATTGTAATCAAGGTCTTCGGGGTTATAGAATTGTGCTGGATCGCTCATTGCTGTTTTTGCAATGTCAGGGAGCTTTTCTTTGGGTATCATCTGCTTGCCACTTCTGTCATATACCTCTTTCAGGAAACGCGGGTGCTTGCCATCGGTGGCATCATGCAGATCCTGAATAAGCTTTCGAATATATTCTACAGTTTTAAGTGGCCTCTCTTTTTTTTGTGTTTTGTTATATACTTCTTCACCAGCCAGTGGATATAGTAGCTCGCCAATGTACTGTGAACGTTTATGCATGTTGTACTCCAATCCATACGGCAGCAGTATATTCATGCATACACCATGTGGTACACCACACACACCCCCAATAGCATGTCCAATGTTGTGTACAAGACCAACCATGGAATTGGAAAAAGCCATGCCAGCTAAGTTTGAAGCCAGCGCCAGTGCTAACCTGCCATCGAGATCAGAAGGTTTTTTAACCACATTGACCAGATTTTGTGCAATAAGCTGTATTGCTGCAAGCGCTGTTGTGTCACTTAATGGATTTTTTGCCAGGCAGAAGTAAGCTTCTACAGCATGGGTGAGGGCATCCATTCCGGTAAAAGCTGTTATGGTTGGTGGCAACGTTTTGGTCATTCGGGAGTCAATAATAGCAATGTCAGGTAGCAGAAATAAAGATCCAAAGGCCATTTTGATGTTCTTTTCATGGTTAGCAATAACAGCAACTGAAGTCACTTCAGAACCTGTTCCTGCCGTTGTTGGTACTGCTACAAATGGGCGGAGTTTGCGTTTTACATTACCATAACCCACAAATTGCAATAAATCAGTTGCATTTTCGGATACAAGAATATTTGCCCCTTTTGCAGTATCCAGAACTGAGCCACCGCCTACGGCAATAATTGAATCACATTTTTTTGCCCTGTAAATTTTTGCCACTTCATTGACTACTTTTACATCTGAATCTGCTGGTACATTATCAAAGAGTGCAGCAGCCTTGAGTTTTGATTTTTGCATTGCTGCCTGGACAATTTTTATAAGTCCGGCCTGCTCAACACCTTTATCAGTAATGATCATTGGCCTTTGTGCATTGATTGCTTTCAGACTCTGGGGTATCTGCTCTAAGGCCTTATGGCCAACTATTGTTTTAACACTGTTACAAAATTCATAATATGCTGGTAATTGCATGATTGCACCTCGTTTCAATTATTAGAATGTAAATGCACGAACATAGATAAGTATTCTGCCAAAATGTTTTCTGAAGGGATTCATCTGTGACCATTTGGGATATCGTTTAACGGCTAACTTTGCAATAATTTTTGGCAGTAAATAAACTTCTACTATATTCAATATCCTTACCAATGCACAGGCGTCAGGCAAATCCCCATCTACAACCAGCCTATTGCGAGCAGTTGAGATTGCAGTTCCTTCCTGGAATGTAAAAAGAAGCATTGCAGCCTCAACACTTTTTATGGTCATGGTTAATGTTGGTTTGTAGCCTTTATCCTTCCAGCCTAAGTACTTTACCTTGCCATCTTTAGTTTTGCCAACATACATTGCAGGTCCATTTGGCCATATCCACATCTTCAATAAAAAATTATCTTTTAGTTTTGCAAATTCTTCTTTTACTTCACTGTCAACCTTTGCTGCAGCTTGAATGGCCCGGCCAACCACCCACAGCATAACAGCAATATATATTCGTTTAATCAATTTCTTCTTTGGCTTAATTTCAGGATATTGTAATGCGTTCATAATGTAACTCCTTTTTAAAATTATTTACCTTCAAAGGATTTTTCTAGAAGTGCCATATATTCAGTTTCTTTGTGCTGTTTATTCTTTACAGCAGCTAATCTGGCATATTCTTTCAGTTTGTAGTGGGGAATATTCAACCCTTTCAATGTTGAAGGTGCATAGTTACCTGTTGCATCTATACACTTAATGAGATAGTCATAAGCGACTTTCTGGCGGTCCTTTTCAGGAGTCTTTGCATATGTATCAATGCCAGCAAGGGCAAGTAGTAATTCAGGGCGTATGCCACCTTTAGCATGCAGTTTTGCAGCCAGGCTATATCTAAGAAGAATTCCCATCACTTTACCAGGTTGAAGGTTGGTATCAAGAACTATCGCCTGCGCTAATGTATGTACTATTCCCTGTGGTGCATTTGAAAATGCAGTATCCGCACAGGCTGCCGCATTAACTATAGCAACACTTCCGTCCTTGTTACATGGCCTTTTAATTGTCTTTGGAAGGTATTGATAAATAAATTGAAGTGCAGTATGTGCATACGCATCATTGATAGGATTAGGTGCAGCTATGCCACATGCTTCAATTGCATGTGCCAGTGATGTAAGCGCACAGTTCGCCACCTCCTGTGAAGTAGCATGGCGCGTTATGCGTGAATCAATAACAATAACATCAGGATACAGAAAATCGGATTGTTTTTCAAAACGCTCGTAATATGCAATAGCGGCCATTTCCCCGCCTTCGCAATCTGCAGTGGGTGCGCAAATTAAAGGTTTAAGTGGCGATGAAATGGTAAGATCAGTACATTTCAAAATATCAGTTTTAAGTGAAACAGCCATATTGACTGCTTTTGCAATATGTGCTATCCCGCCTGAACCAAGTGCAATGATTGAATCACAACCCCTATCTCTGTATAGTTTCGATAGTTCATTGATTATTGTTACACTGGGGTAGTTAGGGGCATTGGTAAAAAGAGCGCCTATAGTAATGTTGCTATCGTATAAAGCTTTCGTTAATGTTTTTGCTAACCCTTTTTTTGCCCATCGGGCTGATGTGATGACAAGGGGCTTGCGGGCATTCAGTGATTCTAATTCAAATGGGATATGTTCCAGCGCTTTAAGCCCAGAACAAATTTTAGGATGACTTAAAAATGTAAAGTTGTATGGAATCATGGTGCCACCTCATTATTTTTTTTCAATTTTTAATCGTTTTAATGTGCTGTCTTTAGGAATGCCATTTTCATCAAAACCACGTGCTTTATAGTAACTATCTACCAGTTCTTCCAATGGTACGGTACGCTGCTGTGGGTCACAGTGCCTGCCCTCGGTTAAAAATCGTTGTGGGAGAGTATCGTCTTTTCGTGATATACCTTCACGGGTATTCATATAGCGCTCAAGAACATGTATCCTTCTTCCTGCTTTAATCCACTTGAACATCCCCATGCGCTTGCCAGTAATTCCCGACCACATTTCGGGCCACAGGCTTACATCCATGAATTTTGTAGCAATTGGGTTGAGATAGGTTACCATTGGATTTAATAGAAATGTTGGCGTGTATTTTACCACAAAAGGTTCCAGTTCTACAGCAAAAGCAGTAAACTGACATATATGCATTGAATTAATGGCACAGGTGACATCTTCCAAAAATGCAATCATGGAACCTTTACCTTTGAGTGAAAAGGGATCATGCATATTCAGATACACTTCAACTGCAAAGCTTGCAGTGGAAAGATGGCACGCACCACGGTTTGCAACAGCATAGCTTAATGCCTGCCCCCAAGCACCACGGGGATCGTAGGCTGCCATTTCAAGGCCTTTAACTTGAATTGCAAAATCAGCTCCACCATATTTTTGCGATAGTTTTCGGGTACCATTGGCTAAATCATTACCAAACCCTCTTCTATAAGCAATGTCCGTGATAGTTTTTGCTACATTATCGGGTGATCCAAATTTGAGATCGGTTTTAATTAATCCTTTTTCGGTGGCCTCCATTGCCCAGGCAATTGTGACTGCAGTGGATATTGTATCAAGGCCATATTTTGTACAAAGTTCGTTAAATTCGCTGACTGCGACAGGATCAAAGATCTCTAAATTGGAGCCAAAAGTACCAATAGTTTCATATTCAGGAATCTGACGCATTTGGCCATTTATAGTGCCTTTGTGACCGCAGAGAATGGCACAGGGCTTGCAGGTTGAGAATTTGGTATCAAAGCGTTCAGCCATTTCTTCGCCAGAAATTTTGTGTGCTTCGCCGTGTGAACCACCCGTGAAATTGCGAACCGGTAACAACCCACCTGCATTATTCAGATTGACATTTGCATTGGTACCAAACTGCCGGTATGATACGGATGTAATGGGATTGCGGTTGATAAATTTAAGTGTTTTTTTGCGGGCTTTATCAAACTTTTTAGGATTTTTTGGTACTATCTTGAATTCATTTCCTTTAGCAACTATCGCTTTTACATTTTTTGAACCCAGTACTGCACCCATGCCACAGCGCCCTAAAAATCTGTGGCCGGAACAGATATTAGCATACAGTACCTTGTTTTCACCTGCTTGCCCAATGACCAGTGCACCGCTGCCTTCCTTGTCAAGGGCTTTTTGAACGGTCTGAGTATCTTTACCCCATAATTTTTTTGCATCCTTGAATTCAACTCCCTTTGAACTGATAACTAAATACACCGGTGATTTAGCTTTGCCCTTTACAATGAGTCCATCCCAACCGGAGGTTTTCAATGCCATACCAAATGGTCCGCCACAGGAACCGGTTCCCATAAGTCCTGTCAATGGTGATTTGGTAACTGCTGCAAAGCGACCTGCACAGGGTGCGCCAGTGCCCAGATATACTCCCGTCATCACGATGAATTCATTTTCCTCAGAGAAAGGATCAATGCCTGCCGGCACTCTGTCATAAAAAAGTTTTAAGCCCAATCCCTTGCCGCCCAAATAGAGTTCCAGGTCCTTTTCAGAGATGGGAATCTCACGGTAGGATTGTGTGGTTAAATCAACTTCAATGACCTTGTTACTTGTTCCAGTGATTTCCTGCATATAGTATCTCCTTAAAACTTTAATTTTTTTGATGTTACAGATTGGCGTTAAAAC
This portion of the Spirochaetota bacterium genome encodes:
- a CDS encoding radical SAM protein: MKLSQYTIIRKLHDSNNYFMMNPLSMQADIISQHEMKAIADGTFDISILKHKGYVLDEQEEKILYRKAYLEFLDTRDNSEVQIFFVPWYACNFACSYCYQSGYDNKGTVTPEVIDAFFSYITAHITKPKYITLFGGEPLLDSPHAREIISYFIEKANQHSLSLAIVTNGYTLSSYIDILKKAAIREIQVTLDGTQNVHNKRRFTKTKTPTFDAIVTGIDSALAHNIPINLRVVVDAENINDLPNLAQFAIDKGWINHPLFKTQIGRNYELHYCQADNAKLYNRASLYEKIYELIIQHPYILQFHKPAYSISKFLFEQGAMPNPLFDACPGCKTEWAFDYTGKIYPCTAMVGKNGEEVGTYYPTVSLNTIAIEEWERRDVTSIPQCQQCSLSLLCGGGCAAVAKNNHGNILHPDCRPVDTLLSMGISLYFEKEIGNYHVKSCNTNEVYNHTAKSGKAHQ
- a CDS encoding methyltransferase domain-containing protein; this translates as MVNTSHVLEAINVRYSNLAQSSCCLSCGGAINHAKPKPGEVCVDLGSGRGTDVLRMADAVGSNGFVYGIDISSGMIAKSKELSNKFGYTNVAFIQSDLETLPLPNNNCDVIISNCTINHVNNKQNVFNEIYRILKPGGRCIISDIYSIGQVPLEYKNDPDAVAECWAGSIPKDEYLAIIAKAGFSDIEILEESEPYPKGAIYVASFTYKITKP
- a CDS encoding methyl-accepting chemotaxis protein, with amino-acid sequence MKVELNSYDSKIKNFTLQFILRTEGISYFIIVPILLLFLTINISFTNNQLIFFIICIAFAFPISFITTQINNIIVTKPVQKYFNAVVKSEDISEESYELAFKRFLSLPYLHSIGAFFRWVFGLSMFTVPITVSHQFSATQIFISWMSILICAPSGTVLYFLLTEIFIQEIYNTGIFPKIPANFTFKNTMGITKKLMISITIIVLTPFFIMIAFMATIIDQGTLHLSSSWWKLFIFGCIGLLFSLYLAKLLAKSLIIKTNIIKEFLVTVGEGQLAAYTKKIAVADELAEINIAVYTMKENLRSMVELIRASSLELKATSNNMRISSTKFSEASRDLTAIIEETSSAYEEMSSSFEMIVNTIKLQLEQANTVNTEITVINSSGSNLTHQVNELTGTFNEAISGVEKGKETIQRSVSAITDISQYLETVEATVSTINEVADQINLLALNAAIEAARAGEHGRGFAVVADEVNKLADQTASLVKGIQSTIEQYSSKIKNEIKFINETATLFESVRDKMLTTQNVLNITHQFTKELTTQNESIMGKIEKLVQLSNEIYNTSNEQQITIDELTKAINSINEVATHTAEESFTIQSLSEKLEDNARRLLENIEYFKVSM
- a CDS encoding iron-containing alcohol dehydrogenase encodes the protein MQLPAYYEFCNSVKTIVGHKALEQIPQSLKAINAQRPMIITDKGVEQAGLIKIVQAAMQKSKLKAAALFDNVPADSDVKVVNEVAKIYRAKKCDSIIAVGGGSVLDTAKGANILVSENATDLLQFVGYGNVKRKLRPFVAVPTTAGTGSEVTSVAVIANHEKNIKMAFGSLFLLPDIAIIDSRMTKTLPPTITAFTGMDALTHAVEAYFCLAKNPLSDTTALAAIQLIAQNLVNVVKKPSDLDGRLALALASNLAGMAFSNSMVGLVHNIGHAIGGVCGVPHGVCMNILLPYGLEYNMHKRSQYIGELLYPLAGEEVYNKTQKKERPLKTVEYIRKLIQDLHDATDGKHPRFLKEVYDRSGKQMIPKEKLPDIAKTAMSDPAQFYNPEDLDYNDYIMVLEAAWEGIPLDRKKIKKG
- a CDS encoding iron-containing alcohol dehydrogenase; protein product: MIPYNFTFLSHPKICSGLKALEHIPFELESLNARKPLVITSARWAKKGLAKTLTKALYDSNITIGALFTNAPNYPSVTIINELSKLYRDRGCDSIIALGSGGIAHIAKAVNMAVSLKTDILKCTDLTISSPLKPLICAPTADCEGGEMAAIAYYERFEKQSDFLYPDVIVIDSRITRHATSQEVANCALTSLAHAIEACGIAAPNPINDAYAHTALQFIYQYLPKTIKRPCNKDGSVAIVNAAACADTAFSNAPQGIVHTLAQAIVLDTNLQPGKVMGILLRYSLAAKLHAKGGIRPELLLALAGIDTYAKTPEKDRQKVAYDYLIKCIDATGNYAPSTLKGLNIPHYKLKEYARLAAVKNKQHKETEYMALLEKSFEGK
- a CDS encoding aldehyde ferredoxin oxidoreductase family protein produces the protein MQEITGTSNKVIEVDLTTQSYREIPISEKDLELYLGGKGLGLKLFYDRVPAGIDPFSEENEFIVMTGVYLGTGAPCAGRFAAVTKSPLTGLMGTGSCGGPFGMALKTSGWDGLIVKGKAKSPVYLVISSKGVEFKDAKKLWGKDTQTVQKALDKEGSGALVIGQAGENKVLYANICSGHRFLGRCGMGAVLGSKNVKAIVAKGNEFKIVPKNPKKFDKARKKTLKFINRNPITSVSYRQFGTNANVNLNNAGGLLPVRNFTGGSHGEAHKISGEEMAERFDTKFSTCKPCAILCGHKGTINGQMRQIPEYETIGTFGSNLEIFDPVAVSEFNELCTKYGLDTISTAVTIAWAMEATEKGLIKTDLKFGSPDNVAKTITDIAYRRGFGNDLANGTRKLSQKYGGADFAIQVKGLEMAAYDPRGAWGQALSYAVANRGACHLSTASFAVEVYLNMHDPFSLKGKGSMIAFLEDVTCAINSMHICQFTAFAVELEPFVVKYTPTFLLNPMVTYLNPIATKFMDVSLWPEMWSGITGKRMGMFKWIKAGRRIHVLERYMNTREGISRKDDTLPQRFLTEGRHCDPQQRTVPLEELVDSYYKARGFDENGIPKDSTLKRLKIEKK